Proteins from one bacterium genomic window:
- a CDS encoding SPFH domain-containing protein: MSKTANPSPPASTGVSSGAFGVRKLILFLIVVLLACLVGYASCLTYIGPDEFGIKQVMIGLHRGIQKKPYQTGYRFVLPEPFEKIHKFPKSIQVLELSNNPITRSQFARHERAAYIQTSDGFFVEVDASVLYRIVDPYQVFVTLGPGRLFEDNGIVPRAEAILKQTLGELTTEEFYNSPLRVKKVHQAREIMNQELRPKGLVVEHVLVRYFQYSEEIQKNIEEKKLKDQLVFKNQAEARASAEMAKLSKTVEEGRAAVGVKLQEGEAYAVRKKAEADLYSRTRKAEGDLLVSLAEADRTALKNKALGGPGADILVGLQMAEAYKGLQVLILPSDGQGGLNPLNLGQTMRNFELQGR; this comes from the coding sequence ATGAGCAAAACAGCAAACCCAAGCCCCCCTGCCTCAACAGGAGTTTCTTCTGGGGCTTTTGGGGTGAGAAAACTGATTCTGTTTTTGATAGTGGTACTTCTGGCCTGCCTGGTAGGCTATGCCTCGTGCCTAACCTACATAGGCCCGGACGAGTTTGGCATCAAACAGGTCATGATCGGCCTCCACAGGGGTATTCAAAAAAAGCCTTACCAGACAGGCTACCGGTTCGTGCTTCCAGAACCCTTTGAAAAGATTCACAAGTTCCCCAAGTCCATCCAGGTTTTGGAGCTTAGCAACAACCCCATAACCCGCTCCCAGTTCGCCCGCCATGAAAGAGCAGCCTACATCCAGACCTCGGATGGCTTTTTCGTGGAGGTGGATGCTTCGGTGCTCTACCGTATAGTGGATCCTTATCAGGTTTTCGTGACTTTGGGCCCTGGGCGTCTATTTGAAGACAACGGCATAGTTCCAAGGGCAGAGGCCATTCTCAAGCAGACCTTGGGGGAGCTCACCACAGAGGAGTTTTACAACAGCCCCTTGAGGGTCAAAAAGGTCCATCAGGCCAGGGAAATAATGAACCAGGAATTGCGGCCCAAGGGTTTGGTGGTGGAGCATGTTTTGGTCCGTTATTTCCAGTACAGCGAGGAGATACAGAAAAACATAGAGGAGAAAAAGCTCAAAGACCAGCTGGTTTTCAAGAACCAGGCCGAGGCCAGGGCTTCTGCCGAGATGGCCAAGCTCAGCAAGACCGTGGAGGAGGGCAGGGCTGCAGTGGGAGTGAAGCTCCAGGAAGGAGAGGCCTATGCTGTGAGAAAGAAGGCCGAGGCGGATCTTTACAGCCGTACCCGCAAGGCAGAGGGGGACTTGCTTGTGAGCTTGGCGGAGGCTGACCGAACTGCTCTGAAGAACAAGGCTCTTGGAGGACCCGGGGCAGATATACTGGTGGGGCTCCAGATGGCAGAAGCATACAAGGGACTGCAGGTGCTGATACTGCCCTCTGATGGGCAAGGGGGTTTGAATCCTCTGAACCTGGGACAAACCATGAGGAATTTTGAGTTGCAAGGCCGATGA
- a CDS encoding secondary thiamine-phosphate synthase enzyme YjbQ, producing the protein METITVRSKERMEMVDITPQVAEVLARAALGKGACLVYVPHTTAAVTVNEGADPDVCRDILESLSRLVPRKGGYHHGEGNSDSHILTSLVGSSQLIPVEAGKLVLGTWQKIFLCEFDGPRTRNVWVQLLGVS; encoded by the coding sequence ATGGAGACTATAACAGTTAGGTCCAAAGAGCGGATGGAGATGGTGGACATAACTCCACAGGTGGCAGAGGTGTTGGCCAGGGCAGCTCTGGGCAAAGGAGCTTGCCTTGTGTACGTCCCCCATACCACTGCGGCCGTGACAGTAAACGAGGGAGCAGACCCAGATGTGTGCCGAGACATTCTGGAGAGCTTATCCAGGCTGGTGCCCCGCAAGGGAGGATACCACCATGGGGAAGGCAATTCAGATTCCCATATTCTTACAAGCCTGGTGGGCTCCTCCCAACTCATTCCGGTGGAGGCGGGCAAGCTGGTTCTGGGGACCTGGCAAAAGATATTTTTGTGCGAGTTTGACGGGCCCAGGACCAGAAATGTCTGGGTGCAGCTCCTTGGAGTTTCTTGA
- a CDS encoding prohibitin family protein, translating into MRSPWRKLTVLCMPLLFALTGCYPYSTGPTEVGVRTIKLGILRSPGVEQRAYEPGATYWFVPFINDWHTFDTKIQVLEMTLQPGRGDREGRDDLLFKTIDGNDLSLDVIISYRINPAMAPHILAFVARSDEELRESLVRTVTRSSPRDIFGELRTEQLYVAEERAKKAAQAKEVLNHILNPYGIIVENVLTKDYRFNPAYEKAIEDRKVADQLAEKAKSETRAAQEEWLQKLQEAIGKVNQMVAKADGDYLQAKIEADAYYDKQQMLAKAIRAEAEAEARGLEEMTKALAGKGGETLLKLKVAENLQNKPILLIPVSGGGLDLRTTDINRLLELYGLKGLPRGTATESQADPQKQEKRH; encoded by the coding sequence ATGAGATCCCCTTGGAGAAAACTCACTGTGTTGTGCATGCCCCTCTTGTTTGCACTTACGGGATGCTATCCCTACTCTACTGGCCCCACAGAGGTGGGCGTTCGCACCATAAAGCTGGGTATTCTCAGGAGTCCGGGGGTTGAACAACGCGCTTACGAACCAGGGGCCACTTACTGGTTCGTTCCTTTCATTAACGACTGGCACACATTTGATACTAAGATCCAGGTGTTGGAGATGACCCTTCAGCCTGGAAGAGGAGACAGAGAGGGACGTGATGACCTGCTTTTTAAGACCATAGATGGCAATGATCTGAGCCTGGATGTGATCATCTCCTACCGCATTAATCCGGCCATGGCCCCTCACATTCTGGCCTTTGTGGCCAGAAGCGACGAGGAACTCAGAGAGAGTCTTGTGCGCACAGTGACACGCAGCTCTCCCAGGGACATATTCGGGGAGCTAAGGACCGAACAACTCTATGTTGCAGAGGAACGTGCCAAGAAGGCTGCACAAGCCAAAGAGGTTCTGAACCATATCCTGAATCCATACGGCATAATAGTAGAAAATGTCCTGACAAAGGACTATCGATTTAATCCCGCTTATGAGAAGGCCATAGAAGACAGAAAGGTAGCAGACCAGCTGGCGGAGAAGGCAAAAAGCGAGACCAGAGCCGCCCAGGAGGAATGGCTTCAGAAGCTCCAAGAGGCCATAGGAAAGGTGAATCAGATGGTGGCCAAGGCTGACGGAGATTACCTTCAAGCCAAGATAGAGGCCGATGCTTACTACGACAAACAGCAGATGTTGGCCAAGGCCATCCGGGCAGAAGCAGAGGCAGAAGCCAGGGGTTTGGAAGAGATGACCAAGGCCCTTGCCGGCAAGGGAGGAGAAACCCTGCTGAAATTGAAGGTGGCCGAAAACTTACAAAACAAACCCATTTTGCTGATCCCAGTCTCGGGTGGAGGCTTGGACCTAAGAACCACTGATATAAACCGCCTGCTGGAGCTATACGGCCTCAAGGGGCTCCCCAGAGGTACTGCAACAGAAAGCCAGGCCGATCCCCAAAAGCAGGAAAAAAGGCACTAG